The genomic window TTTTGTATATAGAAAAAGAAGCTCCGCAAAGTCAGGTAGAGCCTTCACAAAAGGTCAAAGAACCTACCCAGAGCAAAGAGGAAATGTTGAAGGCTTTGTATAGAAAACTTGAGGAGGAGAGAAAGTGCATCCTCTACGAGGGAGCGAGCGGTTATGTCTTTGGGGAAGGAAATCCTCATTCACCTGTGGTCTTTGTGGGCGAAGCCCCCGGAGAGGAAGAGGACCAACAAAAAAGACCCTTTGTGGGAAGGGCTGGCAGGTATCTCAATCAAAAACTTGAAGAGGTTGGGCTAAGACGCGAAGAGATATACATAACCAATGTGGTAAAATCAAGACCTCCTGGCAACAGAAAACCCACCGCAAAGGAAATGCAAACCTGCCTACCTTACCTGCGTAAAGAGATAGAGATAATAAACCCAAGGCTAATAGTGTGTCTGGGTGCCACAGCCCTTGAGGGCATACTGGGAAAGTCCATGCCCATAACCAAGCACAGAGGAGCCTTCTTTGATTATCCCTACGACAGAAGAATAAGGGTCTTTCTCACTTATCATCCTGCCTACATTCTTAGAAATCCTGGGGCAGAGGATGAGTTCGTGGAGGACCTCAAAAGGATAAAACAATTCCTATCAGGCTCTTGAGAGGAAAATCTTCAAATATCCCTCCTCTATCCTTGCCCCTGCTGGCTTGTAGTCTCTGAGCTTTCTGGGAAGAAGTATGTGGCTTTTGAAGTTTCTCCACCTTATCACTATTTCACCCTCGCTCTTTAGCACAGAAAGCCCATCCTTTGTAAGGAAGGGAGCTTTTAGCTTTACAATGTATTCACCGTCCTGCTCTACAAACTCGTAGGGCTTTTCTCTATGAAACACCCTTATAGGGTCCGAGTCGCCGTATATAAGGTCAGATAGAATTCTGAGTCTTTCCTCGCCCACCACCTCGTCCTCCATCAGAGGAACACTAAAGACAGGAACAGGATAGAAGAGTGCCTGCATGTCCTCAAGGTATCTCTTTTGCGTAAGCACCCATCTTGAGAAATGCTCACAGCCCTCCACGGAAGGAGGTAAGACCTTGTTGACCACCACCGCATCCACGTTGACTCCAAAGAGATTAAAATACATGAAGGCTCTCTGGCTTTCTTTTAGGACCATCTTCTCAGGGTTTGCCACAAGCCTAACAGAGGTTATCTCGGGGTCAACCAGTAGCTCGTCCACTCCCTTTAGCTTTTCGTAGAAATTTTCAAGGGCTTTGAAGTATTCGTCATCGGGTATGGGGACATCCGTAAGGCGTCTTGCTACAGGTCTTGCCACCTTGAGTATGGTTCTCTCTACGTTGAATATCTTTCTCATATACCATTTGAGGACCGTTGGCATAGAAACAAAGCGTAAAGACTCACCGGTAGGAGGTAGGTCAAGCACCAAAGCATCAAACTCACCTTCTCTATAGTATTTGTTTACATACAGAAGACTTGTAACCTCCTCCATACCCGGCAGTATGGCAAGCTCCTCAGAGACAATCTGGTCAAGCCCGGTGGTATTGAAAAGAAGCTCCAAAAACCTGTAAACATCTCCCCAATATCTGTCCACTTCTTCCTGTATGTCTATCTCCTGTATGTAGAGGTTATCTGATATCCTTATAGGTAGCCCCTTTGCCTTTATCTTTTCATCTTCTGGCACATCAAAGGCATCGCCAAGGCTGTGTGCTGGGTCAAGGGAAACCACTATGGTCTTGTAGCCGAGGGTGGAGAGCCTGTAGGCGGTTGCAGCCGATACGGTAGTCTTGCCCACACCCCCCTTACCAGAAAAGAGAATAACCCTCATAAAGTAGAAAGTATAACATTAAAAGAGATACATCTTAGCCCTCGTTTATGCCTGTTAACATAGCCCGACTAATGCTTCGTGTTTTACTACTTGACATGGTTCTGTGGCTTGGGTTAAAATGGATAGCCTTGATTGATATATCCCAAAAAAGGATTGCTTGTGATATAATTTTTAGCTTGTTATAGAGGTGGAAGCTATGATACAACGGCAGGGTTATGCAAATGTTGCAGATAACTCGGGCGCGAAGAAGGTGCAGATTATAGGTATACCCTACGCTCCGAGGAAATATGCTACCGTGGGTGATGTGGTTACAGTCACCGTCAAGGTGGCTGCACCCAACAGCCCAGCCAAGAAGGGTAAGGTCTAC from Hydrogenobacter sp. T-8 includes these protein-coding regions:
- a CDS encoding uracil-DNA glycosylase, giving the protein MKTLKHTIRSLIEIGFDVLYIEKEAPQSQVEPSQKVKEPTQSKEEMLKALYRKLEEERKCILYEGASGYVFGEGNPHSPVVFVGEAPGEEEDQQKRPFVGRAGRYLNQKLEEVGLRREEIYITNVVKSRPPGNRKPTAKEMQTCLPYLRKEIEIINPRLIVCLGATALEGILGKSMPITKHRGAFFDYPYDRRIRVFLTYHPAYILRNPGAEDEFVEDLKRIKQFLSGS
- a CDS encoding TRC40/GET3/ArsA family transport-energizing ATPase, which gives rise to MRVILFSGKGGVGKTTVSAATAYRLSTLGYKTIVVSLDPAHSLGDAFDVPEDEKIKAKGLPIRISDNLYIQEIDIQEEVDRYWGDVYRFLELLFNTTGLDQIVSEELAILPGMEEVTSLLYVNKYYREGEFDALVLDLPPTGESLRFVSMPTVLKWYMRKIFNVERTILKVARPVARRLTDVPIPDDEYFKALENFYEKLKGVDELLVDPEITSVRLVANPEKMVLKESQRAFMYFNLFGVNVDAVVVNKVLPPSVEGCEHFSRWVLTQKRYLEDMQALFYPVPVFSVPLMEDEVVGEERLRILSDLIYGDSDPIRVFHREKPYEFVEQDGEYIVKLKAPFLTKDGLSVLKSEGEIVIRWRNFKSHILLPRKLRDYKPAGARIEEGYLKIFLSRA